The Lonchura striata isolate bLonStr1 chromosome 6, bLonStr1.mat, whole genome shotgun sequence nucleotide sequence ATCTTTTTCCCCTAGAAGTGAGCATGCAGATGGTACCAAGCCTTTCTGCATTAGAAGTGATTCCCCtgacaaatcctgaatatccagccttgtccctctgccacagggccacaaacccagggcagcagggcagggatggctcctcgagAGCCCCCATGAACAGGCCTGGCTGCttctggcacactcagccagcacaactggagctcaggcagggacctgggtgaaggttttcccagagcaggaacaagggagGGTGAGTTCCAGCAGGACAGCCtacagggaatggcccaggtttggctccaagcagcctctcctgacttgtccctgtcctttctccatgaacaggtgcccatgtgcagccacagcaaatgtctaacagcagctccatcagccacttcctcctgctggcactggcagacacgcggcagctgcagctcctgcacttctgcctcttcctgggcatctccctggctgccctcctgggcaacggcctcatcatcagcgccgtagcctgcggccaccacctgcacacgcccatgttcttcttcctgctcaacctggccctcagcgacctgggttccatctgcaccactgtccccaaagccatgcacaattccctctgggacaccagaaacatctcctacataggatgtgctgcacagctttttttttttgccttcttcatTGGATCAGAGTTTTctctcctgaccatcatgtgttacgaccgctacgtgtccatctgcaaacccctgcactacgggaccctcctgggcagcagagcttgtgcccacatggcagcaactgcctgggccagtgcctttctcaatgctctcatgcTCACGGCCAATAcgttttccctgcccctgtgccacgGCAATggcctgggccagttcttctgtgaaatcccacagatcatCAAACTCTCCTGCTCTAAATCCTACCTCAGTGAACTTGAGCTCATTTCTGTTAGTGCCTGTTTGGTATTTGggtgttttgtgttcattgttttctcctatgtgcagatcttcagggctgtgctgaggatcccctctgagcagggacagaacaaagccttttccacctgcctccctcacctggctgtggtctccctG carries:
- the LOC144246405 gene encoding olfactory receptor 14I1-like, translated to MSNSSSISHFLLLALADTRQLQLLHFCLFLGISLAALLGNGLIISAVACGHHLHTPMFFFLLNLALSDLGSICTTVPKAMHNSLWDTRNISYIGCAAQLFFFAFFIGSEFSLLTIMCYDRYVSICKPLHYGTLLGSRACAHMAATAWASAFLNALMLTANTFSLPLCHGNGLGQFFCEIPQIIKLSCSKSYLSELELISVSACLVFGCFVFIVFSYVQIFRAVLRIPSEQGQNKAFSTCLPHLAVVSLFVSTIMFAHLKPHSISSPSLDLSVSALYSVVPPALNPLIYSLRNQELKAAVWRQMTGCFQANFCKSLVIKVIFDTSCWFHFRGSFSLFYFFHIFHKEVSFFVPFLILFACTYPVASDAVNEGLCFQGL